One window from the genome of Devosia yakushimensis encodes:
- a CDS encoding iron-containing alcohol dehydrogenase gives MTNVYLPVALRVGGGALRETAEAMKLFGLQRPAIITDAFMNASGSVQGLVSILTDGGIHSRIFDGVQADPTVDIVNAAVDFVLAGDHDSVIGFGGGSSIDTAKAVAVMAKRGGDIRSLKAPHQENNRGLPIVAIPTTAGTGSEATKFTIITDNANDEKMLCVGLAYLPTLAIVDFELSISAPPRLTADTGIDALTHALEAYVSRRNNPFSDAMALSAMRLIWPNLRKVWTSPGDRSAREAMMVGSMQAGIAFSNASVALVHGMSRPIGANFHVAHGLSNAMLLPIVTEWSISGCEERYADCARAMGIVDLHFDDAGAAKALVDALRLLNSDLQVPTPKAYGIDQMQWSALIPFMADQALASGSPGNNPRVPTADEIRDLYVAVWND, from the coding sequence ATGACCAACGTTTACCTACCTGTGGCATTGCGAGTTGGCGGGGGCGCTCTTCGCGAGACCGCGGAAGCTATGAAATTGTTCGGCCTCCAACGCCCTGCGATCATTACGGACGCCTTTATGAACGCAAGTGGTAGTGTTCAGGGCCTAGTTTCCATTTTGACTGACGGAGGTATCCACAGCCGGATTTTTGATGGCGTCCAAGCAGACCCCACCGTTGATATTGTTAACGCCGCGGTCGATTTTGTCCTTGCGGGAGATCATGACAGCGTCATCGGTTTTGGAGGAGGCAGCTCGATCGATACGGCCAAGGCGGTTGCCGTGATGGCCAAGCGTGGGGGAGATATTCGTTCCCTCAAGGCGCCGCATCAGGAAAACAATCGCGGGCTTCCTATTGTCGCGATTCCTACTACTGCAGGGACCGGATCTGAGGCGACGAAGTTCACGATCATCACTGACAACGCAAATGACGAGAAGATGTTGTGCGTGGGTCTTGCGTATCTTCCAACGCTTGCAATTGTTGATTTTGAACTTTCGATTAGCGCACCGCCTCGGCTGACTGCAGACACGGGAATCGACGCGCTCACCCATGCTCTCGAAGCATACGTTTCCCGACGGAACAACCCATTTTCGGACGCGATGGCTCTTTCGGCGATGCGTTTGATTTGGCCGAATTTGCGAAAGGTGTGGACGTCTCCAGGCGATCGAAGCGCTCGAGAAGCAATGATGGTTGGTTCGATGCAGGCGGGTATTGCCTTCTCGAACGCCTCCGTGGCGTTGGTTCACGGCATGAGCAGACCTATCGGCGCGAATTTTCATGTGGCTCATGGGCTATCCAACGCCATGTTGCTTCCGATTGTGACTGAATGGTCAATCTCTGGATGCGAAGAACGTTATGCGGACTGCGCTAGGGCCATGGGGATCGTCGATCTTCACTTCGACGATGCAGGCGCAGCCAAAGCGCTTGTGGATGCTCTCAGGCTGCTAAACAGTGACTTGCAAGTGCCAACGCCGAAGGCCTACGGTATTGATCAAATGCAGTGGAGTGCGCTGATCCCTTTTATGGCCGATCAAGCCCTTGCCTCTGGTTCTCCAGGCAACAATCCTCGCGTTCCTACAGCTGACGAAATTAGAGACCTCTATGTCGCAGTTTGGAACGATTAG